The DNA segment CATATTTTGATATGCTTGGGTTGAAGTTGATCCTATGTCTTCAATACAAGTCGACTGCACGACGCCGGAGTAGAGCTCTTTAGCTATTTTTCCATCCATCTATACATTGAAGAAAAACATCTATGAACAACTCCACATTAGAAAAATCAAACACGAGTCGCACCATAGAACATGATTTTGGAAAACTAATTACTTTTTTTGGGAAATAGAACGTTTCTTGGCTTTAAATGGAGAGGAACGACAAATTTTCCCTCCATGGAAGTTGTGTGTGTAGAAGAAATAGAAGAAATGAGCCCCCTCATTTTGGGGCATAAAAGCAGAAAGTGCTCGATAAATGTTCAAAGCTAGGACTTTCTTACGCGAGTGACATATATTGAGGAAGGTCTAAAAACTAAATAACAATACAGAAGCACACAGAAATAGATAACCTAGTTCAGGAAATAAAACAAACACCTTGTGTGCAAAATATGCAACTTCGATTTTTCGAAAAGGAAATACAATGAGTAATATAACCGGAAGCCCAAATCGTGGAAATAGCTCTAATTATAATTATGGATCAAAATATAGTATTAAATACTTTATGAATGGAACGAGTGGTGGgatgaaaaaatcaataataattctaaGGTTTAATTTCGGAAATTTTTCTCAATTTTTGaccattttattatataaatttaatttctcTAAATAATCATGTGAAAAagaactttaatttttttttacttaatctaataaatttaatagAAAAAAACTCTCATTTGTGCGTTGTATAAAAGACCAACAAAATGAATCGGACTCAAAATTCTATTTTATGGCAGATAATTTTTTATAagaattattttatcttgtcaaATATCTGTTTATGATATCAGTAAAATAATTTATCtatctaaataattaatagatatatatatatataagaacttatatttatttttatatatatatatttttgggtaCAATTACATCGGATACAAATATCAAATTATATCAAATTGTGACACTAAAGAGTGAAATTGCCCGCATACAATTGTATATAATTGTTCGCACAAACTTAAATaagataattaataataatttaaaataaccaCAATTACAATGAAAAttagaataattttaaaagAACTATGATTATTAATATTCAGTGAAAACCTATGTATGTTCcacattaaaaataaatgattcTATTAATTTTAAACGTTAAAATTAATGTGCAATAACATTGACCAGAGGAAACAAACTTTCAGAGCTAATGGGATTTAACTAATAGAAACGAATCAAAGGGGAAATACGAAGGATATCTAAGGAGTAAACAAAGATGTTTCatttgattcgttttgaatCCTCACATCCATaagaggaaattcatccacaagtGACCGCAGTTCTCTATAGTAATTCTGTAAAACGTCGATGTCTCGAATTTGGTTATTCAAATTTGCATCGGTGGCTCTGCAAGTAGCATCCTCGTCCTGGTTTCCCGCCTTCCTTTTCTGGTACTCGTTGAAAAGTTTTAGAGCATCTGTTGTCGAGAGAGAATGAATGGATTCATGCAAGCGTTGGAACTTGTTTCTCGTTTCCTCGGTTTCAACCATCTTTTCCTTTAATCCATGGGGAAGAAAAGCCATAACACTATAACACAAAGTGGTAAACTGGACATGAAATTCAACGAACAAAGTAACTGACCAAGAAGAAGAagtcaatcaaataaaatagaAGGTATAGAATCAACAAGCGACAGAAAGGGCAGAACTCTAAATTTTGAAACTATGCAATATCCTAAGTTTTAACCTCGTGTCGTTAAGAAAATCACATAGTACAATGAGGATAATTGTTGCCCCCTTGACCCCAACAGTACAATACACCTTAAGTAGCAAAATATGTTATTAAAAGTTTTTGTAATTCCACACCTAGTAATCCCTCTGGCACAAGCCCAATTGTAGCCGATAGATACTGAATCCTTGAAGCCAATATTGAATCCTTCTTGTGCAAAAGCTTCCTTTCCAACTATCAGACCATCTCGATAGCCAATCTAAGTTACCAGAAAACCAAAGATGTAGCATACCAAGAACCAAAGGATTaaagaaaaacataaataatgtcCTCTACTGCACATTAAACAAATGGTTTAACAATAATTGTGGTATACCGTATGGAATTGATCATGCCTCCTTTGCCACTCTCTATCCATATCAGATGGTGTATTTAACTTCTAAGCAGAGCTTAAATGAGAAGAAGCATCATCATCATACCACAAATCACTTGGTTCACTTTCTGAGGATATATACAGCAAAGTTTTTATTGTTCTTTTACGATAATGCTGAACCATTTATGTGAGAATTCTACTTTGAGATGTTGTGATACAAGGAAAATCATTGGAGAAGGCATAATGAGACAAAGTTCAGAAACAGTTCCAAAAATCTGAGGAATGTGTGGAAATATTTCCAATGCGCAGACAAAACACTTGTAAGTTGTAACTCCAACAATGAAGTTAGAAGATCAATGCACATGAGCATCTATAATTTAACTTTTAGCTGTCATTTGGCCAGATTTTTGCAATATTGTTTTCTAAATATGCAAAATTATTAACTTTTTTCCCCTAATTTTTTCTTGTTAACATAAAACTAGAAACTATTGAGAATGACTAAGAACACAATGTGTGATACGACGTAAATCCGTATCAATAATATTTTCTCAATATGAGATTGGGTTGGaactagaaaaaataataaacaagaGGGATATGAGAATTCAGAGGGAATATCTGGAACTTTTCTGATTCATTTGATATCCCTGAATGAAAATAGAATgcacaagaaaaaaaaacaagaggGAGATGAGTAGTCGGATGGAATATCATGAATTCTtctgtttcatttggtatccctGAATGAAAATAGAATCCATTGTCTGAAGAAAGGAAAAAAGGTTCTAAAATCCCTGTCTACCCAACACGAATCAAGGGTCATACCTATGTGCCAACCAATTCATGTGTGATAGAAGCTTCTGTAAGATAAATGGTGGATGGTAAGCATGTTGGTGAATACCAATAACTTTTTTCCGGTTAGCACCAGATTGGAAGAAAAAAAACTATTTGCATCCTTATTATAACCACAAACATATGGTGTTCGTCGTGATTAGAACCAATTTCATGGTACTGTTTCTTCAAGGAAATTGAAATCTGAGCTTCACTTAAACAGTTAGCAATCTTTAGAGTTGCATCTAGACATATACCCAAACTAATCATAACCGGTGCAAAAAGCTGAAATCTGTAATAGCAAATTGCATTTGTCTTACCATGCAGATTTTGATAAGCTTGGGTTGAAGTTGATCCTATGTCTTCAATACTAGTCGACTGCACGACGTCGGAGTAGAGCTCTTTAGCTATTTTTCCATCCATCTATACATTGAAGaaaaacatccataaacaactcTACATAGAAAACTCGAACACAAGTCGCACCACATAACATGATTTTGGAAAAAGAATCCCTTTTTTGGGGAATGGAACATTTCTTGGATTTAATTGGAGAGGAAAGGCCAATTCACCAAATTGTCCTAATTTTTTCGTCCATGGCAGCTCTGTGTGTAAAAGAAAGAGAAGAAATGAGCCCCCCCCCTCTTTTTTTTCTtccttaaaaaaatttgtttgttttatgattttaaagtATGTTTATTAATTAATGATTCGGAAATATGGTAAGTAATTCAGAAAATAATTAGTGCTATATTTGATTAATTCATAAATATTGAGAAAATTCAACCTTTAATAATGTATTAAGAATGTATTATCACAAACCATTAATATCTAAGCACTAGTCACTTATTAAACATGTCAGTCATTGAAAAGCTATAAAACTTGAGAGGGGGTGGGAAACTGTCTCATAATCCTCTTATCACATCCCCATCCCGATAAGAATTGAGAGTCTTTTTTGTCTCCCAATGTCATACCCGACAATGTTGGaaccgaatgttcgggatccagTCGATTAGGGAGAGGGTGTcccgatattttttttatatttaaacaaaataacATCAACAATTATTTCAATTTCCAGCTCACTTGTGTTTTACCAATGTTAATCGAATAATCTTAaagtttatttttataattaatagtTTACAAGTTAtttaaacattttataaaatatgCATTCTATATTTGTAGCTTATTTAAGATAAAGTATGTGTCCGGCCTGGATGAAGGAGAACTGCACATCATCGAATCTAACATTCTGTGACATATATAATGCTTGGATGCAGAGTACAGAACCTGGAGCAGCATACAAGGTGAATTCAGCTCACAATATTTAGCAAAATGTTCACCTAAATATGCATTAATTAAGAACCATTCACAAGCTGTAGATGACAGGGAGTACAAGAATCCAGGAGATTTTCCCCTTTTTGCAGGTATTATCTCAGCAGTCACATGGTGACCATATACTCCATTAATCACACAAAATTTCCACAAAATCAAATTCTATATCCCTTTTTGAACTTGTAAAAGCTAAATAAGAGACGGATGAAAAGAAGTCATATCGCTAGATTATACAATAACgatcaaggaaaaaaaaaagtatccCACTTAGCATCACTCCACGTTTGTTGCTTAGATATGAGCATAGTTAAGTCAGATTCTGAAAACCAAGAAGAATTCCAACCAACAACACATAACCGTAAATCCAATCGAATTTATGCACATATTTGAGATAGCGAACTCATCAACAAGAATTAAAAGCAATGCACATTGCAAGAAATGATTCCAAATAGGCAAGACGGGAGATTTGGCCCagcaaaaaattcaaaaatgtaCTCACCAAGCGTGATTTCCTCCCGATGACATGTCCTTCTCGGCCACAGCAAATCAATGTGTTCCCTAAGTTTAGGATGAACTATGATTCTCTGAAGGAGATAAAGGATGATTTTGCCCTTTTAAATGCATTAGCTAATTTGTGGGGTGTATCAGCCGAAAAATGAGGGATATAGGCCtgattttaattcaataaatagacatttgaataaaaaacattattttctcTCTCATACTTTTCCAATTCTTctttccttcttttttttttctttttcctatttcttattttttagacttgggtcgacccaagccttAGTCGGTCGCTTGGTCGACCCAGCTGGGGTCGACCATGCGTCGACCGCTTGGTCGACCGCTTGCCAAGCGGTCGACCAAGCGTATCTCACACATCCGTCTAGATCACCGTAGCCTTGGTCTTTGTCATCACGTTAGCTCCCGGTGTTAGACCATGTACAAAGGTGTAGGGTTGGACGACCCTATTCAAAaggctatctcgaaggagatacgtctcaacatgaatatgcaaatgctatatataatataaagcagtaaaatatatatcatgtcaCATAAAAATACGACATATAAGCATGAATACTCGTTGGAAATATCAGTCATTATTTACGTATCTTTATCCAACATGTCAAGTACTATCAAGGTGTAGGATCCATGCCTACAGTCAAATGATTATCGTATCACTATTAAAGATATAAAAGTCTTAATTAAGCTAATATATAATCCTATTATCTATCTCGGACTACACATGTCTGTCGTTAGTTCTTTTATGGCAAAGACTCCAAATCTTGGGCACGACTCTGCTGCTATCTCGGAtggtctatttataggcggagttcagACGTTCCGAATCCTGAATGGTTTTCATGTTCCGAACTACTgacttcggaagcttcgaactaCCACTTTGGATTTTCCGATCTCTTTCATGCAGTGACGTATCTAATGTATCTTGACACCTAAGTGAATAACGGAGTTCGAGCCTTCCGAACTCTCAATCGGTGCTTCGATCTGATCTTCCACGTGTTTATATAATGTTGACacatcattatctgtatggtatAACCtctgatcggaccttccgatctatGTTCGGACTTTTCGGACTCTTCTTCTCCATCCGCACTCAACACATAGTTTGGTGCTTCCGAACCAtacttcggaccttccgaactcttcGGTGGGTCTGAAGCCTTGATTTTTAATTCTGAACTTGATTTAAtacttgatttgattgattagcGATCCTTTAATTATctttatcattttattttcttaaaatggTGTTTGGGTTACTCCAAGGACAAAATCGTGAATATGACATAAAATAAGAGAATAAATAAGGATTTATCTAGGTAGATTtggagttcggatggtccaaactcTTCGATGGTTCTGAACATACTAATGTTTATTTATTCTGATTTGCTTAATTAATGATctcttaattatattttaatatttgattatGCATAAAGAAACTAAGGTCACTACACTTGCTTAATTATGtatttgaaacaagtaaaaaagaaaatatatatcTTGTATATTTGAGATTGAACAAGTATTAAATTGCAGGTACTTGTATCAACAATTTAGGGGTGATCACGATGCAGTTTTGCggatttttgtaaaaaatactcaaattattaaaacaataatagaaaaaaataataaatgatgTATTTAAAGATAATATAACCACAAATAGTACAAAATAATGAGATAAAATAAAACATCAGGCATCAAAATAAAGTTATAATAGATAAAATAGGATGCTTTAAGTTTCATTTTTAGTTATATGGTTATAAAATCACTTTGAAGAATATTTATTGTattaagaaagaaagaaaggaaaATATTGAAGGAATATTGAAGAGAAAGTGACGGAGTGCAAGATAGAAAGAAAGAATATAAATTAAGATATCGTTAATaacattatttaaaataattaactaCACAAGGAAAGACAATGTGGTGCGAGcgattttggattaaaaaaaataactagtgtgatttcatttttttattaaaaaatgaggctatttgtaaaaaaatgaaaaaacggTGTGATGTGGTGCGgtattgaaaaaaatttaatcagTCGTAATCAACATCTCTTGTATAATAAAGAAAACAAACGCACCCCacataaaattaatagcattttCAGgcccatattttttttaaaaaaatcaagtaTAAATTAAAACTCCATACCAAATGAGTTAAATGTGACACAGTTTTTATAACATAAGTGTAATGTGTATGATAGTTTAAAATTGAagaatatattaatatttattttttatgagactttatgcttattagattttTCACACGATGGTTGATACAATTAACTCATTAAATTAAACTTCAAATTGCCACATACCTCTTTGCATAGTTTTATTGTCGCGGTATGAGACAATAAAATCATAATTCCCAAATATATCGAGACCTTGAGAAGATTGTAATAATCTTTTTCTCCGAACCCAAAAAAAATCTTTGTTCAAATGGAAGTGGAACCTTGAAAtagtgacaaaaaaaaaaagccaaGTAAAAAAGGAAACCAGGAGACATCAATCTTAAAAAGATGGTCAAAAAGATTCTCAAGTTCAATCTCTTTATTTCagtatttcaaattttaaaaaatgtgatgaaactaaaataatataattaaggtTAAGGCAGTGATTAATAATAGATCGAGAAGAACGCTGACagatatattttgaaataaataaaattcatgtttttaataattatatctACTTAACGTTATtgtattttaaaaacaaaattaggcaattttgtttatttatttatgcgtTAAGAGTCAGAATTGGGAtcctataaaaaaaatcttattacattattattaaataaaataagaacaccATTTAATAACCGAATTAAATTGATTTGGTGAATCcaaagataaaatatttaaaattctcttcaaggaaaaaaaacataaatatgcATCTCTATTTTAAACGTCATGTGCCCATTATTTTCTCCATTTTTTGTGTCTCCCTtttgattttaaatttaaatatgataaatattaaatctaacgactacaacaacaataataaatattcatattttaacAACACATGTATTATGTGTGTGGTGCGACTAATGTTTAATGAAAGTTGATTGTCAAAATCcagaaaacacaaaaataattgAAGTCATATTCATAGAAATTTCGATATTAGATCAttcataacatataaatttCTTTTACAAAATCATTAATTGTTCTAACGACTATACACACAcattatatatactagcaatCGAACACACACGTTATAagtataacataatatatttgcACATATTTCTTTCAAAACTTTCGATTTAATTACTATATTGCATaaacataaatataatataatgttttttaaaaaaaaaattcgatttaATTACTATATTCTATGaaaataaatatgatttaagatttaataagatgtttgtttatataaaatatgaaaacttaagcatctctataaaattaaatatgtttagGAGTTAATATCTGAAATGGTAGTTTTGGAATTAAGAAAAAACTTCATACAAAAATGGTTGTAATTCACCCTCTTGCTTTATTAATAGTATatgtagatatatatatatatacagaaaTGATACCCTGCACACCCTTACCCTGCACACCTGTGGACGCCTGCCAACGTGGCGTGCCCACAAccacacaaatttttttttttttttacaaaaaacggCTGACCAATCATGAACCGCCACGTAAGCGGTGCCCATGTTACCCTGCACCCAgggtatcaaaattttatatatatatttatatatatatatatatatatatatatatatgggagaGTGTTATTCACCCTCCAATTTTTGTTATTCACACTCCATCATCAATTTTTATATCATTTATTGACAATATTGTCCttcaattaattgttatttattttagtaaatTCATTAGTAATCTCACATTACTAAAATAATTTATCCTtaaaaaaatcctaaaataATTTATCTGAAACTTTAATTAATCAAAACGTAAGAGTTAAATATGTTAATAtccttaaattttttaaaatatacaaaataaatactaaaaaccTTTCCTTTCAACTTATCAttaatctttgattttattttaatttactccaaaatttttgaatcaaagttttcaacgctttaatattttaatattctatTCCATATCATCATATTTTTGTTGtggattaaaaaattaattaatttaatttatagccATATCTTATAAAATAAACATcaatcttaataaatttttgttttaaaataaaatattgtctGTAAAATTTGtagttaatttatatataaattgttTCAAAATATAATACAAAGCATATACatgtaattttaaaatttagtgCGTGTATATTTAAATCATGAGTATTAtagttcaaaataatttttttatgttaaaataatttttagttattcAGTAAAAAAAATGATACGAAATGTTTTCCTAAAAAATGATACGAAATACTAATTAGTTCCTTTTACATTTTGCACTTTATCTAAAAACATTAACAAACTATTAATTGGTAAATTAAAAGTTTGtacatctctttttttttttatctgtcCTTAATTAATCCGTCCTTAATTAATTGACATATTTTATACTTCTAATAAATTTTAAGTTACCgtaaaaaaaaagagttaaaaTATGaactattaaaattttaagaataatatataatatttgaaaaaattctaTACCATAAAAAATATAATGGGTAACATACAAAAATATAACATTTATGTATTTAGGTCAAATAAAAATCTTGTAATAtaagataataaataaataaggataaatTTGTCAAGTAAGAACATCTATAATTAAGTTGGAGTGTTATTAACACTTTTTGGAATGTAAATAACActcctcatatatatatatatgcatatatatatatatatatatatatatatatatatatatatatatatatatatatatatatatatatatatatatatatatatttgggccTATTAGAAACTTAGAGAGGAcaccaatttttattttatttttttcaaaattacccttatgctaaataaatatgtaaatttgattctatttatatatattttttatatttctcTCAACAAAGAATtatagataagataaataatttttaaatttatttaaacatTACtttagaaacaaaaaaaatcataatttgaAAGGATCGGGTTGGGTGTGGTGAACTGCTCTAATACCAATTGATAGGGATCGATTTAGTGGTGGCATAACTGTTTTTATCGATATCACTATAGCAGTTGACCTCTGAATAACTTAATTTATTTCAGTTGAGGTTGGTCAACTGAATTGCTTCTTTCTCGCGTGTCGATGTTAATtggcaaaaaaaataaaatgtgcgGAATGATGCAAATTAACAAATTAGAACTGTGATCAAATGACTTAGTGGGTGGGTGAAAAGTGATCGACTGAATATATAACGATACgagaatttgtttatggatgctCGGAGCTCAATCTTTTACGTCATCCCTTCTTCTTCCTCGGAAGGTTTCACTCTAGATGAATTTGACTATTACAACACTTTGCAACAACTCTCTCTAAGACTAGGTCTTACACACAATCGTCTATTCCAGAACTCCTAGACTCAAAAACTCATCCCTCGACCGATTTTTGTTACAACAAAGTTTGCAGTACCTCAACTGATAAACTAGTACAACACTTTGtgttacaactcaacacttagcACAGTGTGATCCTCATTGATCTGATATGCTTAAAGCGTGTGTGTGAGTTCTTCGACTCTTGATTATAATATTTGAAAGGCTCTTTTAGCTCCTCTCGACTGATTCTTGATAAACGCGAATTCTCTATGAGTCGGATATTTCTCCAATTGCTTCTTGATATGTATTTATACTTGGATTTGTAACGGCTCTTAAATTCAAATTTGAAGACGTTAGCTTGTATTTTTCTCGTACATTCTATGACGTGATCGTACACTGTTGTGCTATGGCTTCTGCGATGTCGACTATGTACAAAAAAGTCTATCCACAAGAGTTAGGTTGATTCAATCTTGATCACGCAGTCTCTTTGATGATTCAGTCTAGCAGTCGTTTAGCTTCGATTTGGCGTGAGGCAGTTTGACTCTGAGAAACTGATTCAGTTTAGCATATGTGAAACTGATTCAGTTTAATTCCCTAAACTGAATGCAATTTACCTCATTTTTTTCGGCTGAGTTTCGGTCAAAAGTCAACTTAGTTTATATCTTTAGTTTAGCTCCGAAACTCGTCATTTTTCTTCTTTGGTTCTGCTTGTTGAGCGCGTGTAGTTTATTTCTGGTTTTTTACTTATTCAGTTTCgtaaatatcaaaattatataatgtttcaacataataaaaaaatattatattattttatacacaCATCGCTGTGTGTGATTATGTtagtattaataatttttttaaataaatacatctatttatgataattaattttcatgttatttttaaaattgattttatgaattaaatattcAGATCTTTAGATTAAGATAAAagaatatttaataattaaaattttttaaagcagaaaaaatatgataattataaataaattaattagctTATACTCTTTACTATCATTAATATTTTATAGACGaggatataattattttttcatttaggttttacaaaattaattgagaattagttaatatataatgcaaaattttaattgaaagtaaagataaatattatatgagatttgtaattttaaatttttacggGTCACTCGTATTATTCTAAATTTTGAGTAAATACAAATTCTATTAATCCTTAATATAATAATTAGTACTCGGACGCATGCGTTGCGTGTTGttcacttgttttaattgaaaataaaaataaatataataaacataaacaataaaataaaaaataacatatttataaataaatatcaataaaagacaaaaaaaatataataaaaatgatattttcGTAAATAATTAGTTATCAAtgagcaaaataaaataatattttaataattaaatatatattaaaggacaaaaaataacaaataaaatgattttgttgtgaaaaagtaaaaatttatggtaaaaagtaaaaactccaaaactcaaaatatatcaaactctacacttcacaaatttttctctcaattcaattgtgaTGTTCTACACAAATAGagagatctatttatagatataatttgtagattagtccaaaaattaaatcatcatcatctacatcatcacacattaattttcaacattttacaactcaatattcaacattcaacattatataataataatatattttcaacactcccccttgtgatgatgaccgtgatatgatgactgtctttattacgtgttttatattgcttcgttaaaaaccttactagaaaaaacTCATTCGGataaaaccatagtaaggaaaaaatagtgcagccacgtaaacccccctcatgttaatacgaacgattcttcacatatttcatagattgcgcatcccaatgttatatatattctttttgaatatcgtcgtgggaagtgcctttgtgaagagatctgatgagttctcacttgattgaatataacaaatattaatatctttattcttctcaagctcttgagtgtaggcaaagaactttggggggatatgtttggttctgtcacttttgatgtatccttctttcatttgagcaatacatgcagcattatcttcatacaacATCAcatgcttcttgtctactgataatccacaagaagtttggatatgttgtgtcattgattttagccaaatacatcacgacttgcttcatgtagcgcaataatctcggcgtgatttgatgaagttgttacgagtgtttgtttctgtgaacgccaagaaattgcagtgcctccacgagtaaatacatatccggtttgagaacgtgccttatgtggatcagataaatatccagcatcatcataaccaatgatactatGATTGgtatct comes from the Henckelia pumila isolate YLH828 chromosome 1, ASM3356847v2, whole genome shotgun sequence genome and includes:
- the LOC140876465 gene encoding uncharacterized protein, with protein sequence MDREWQRRHDQFHTIGYRDGLIVGKEAFAQEGFNIGFKDSVSIGYNWACARGITSVMAFLPHGLKEKMVETEETRNKFQRLHESIHSLSTTDALKLFNEYQKRKAGNQDEDATCRATDANLNNQIRDIDVLQNYYRELRSLVDEFPLMDVRIQNESNETSLFTP